The following are from one region of the Variovorax sp. V213 genome:
- the urtA gene encoding urea ABC transporter substrate-binding protein, whose product MQRRFTLKALTAAVALASISAAPAFAADTIKVGVLHSLSGTMAISETVLKDTVLMAIEDINKKGGVLGKQLEPVVVDPASNWPLFAEKTKQLLGQDKVSVIFGCWTSVSRKSVLPVVEEMNGLLFYPVQYEGEELSKNVFYTGAAPNQQAIPAVDYLMSKEGGGAKRWVLLGTDYVYPRTTNKILRAYLKSKGVKDTDIDEKYTPFGHSDYQTIVADIKKFSAGGKTAVVSTINGDSNVPFYKELGNAGLKAKDVPVVAFSVGEEELRGVDTKPLVGHLAAWNYFMSIKNPTNTAFIKQWSDYAKAKNIAGHKDKPLTNDPMEATWIGIHMWKQAVEKAKSTDTDKVIAAMAGQTFTAPSGIVSKMDEKNHHLHKSVFIGEIKADGQFSVVWKTPGPVKAKPWSPYIEGNDKKPDQPAGKSL is encoded by the coding sequence ATGCAACGTCGTTTCACACTCAAGGCGCTCACCGCCGCCGTCGCCCTGGCCAGCATCTCTGCTGCGCCGGCCTTTGCCGCCGACACCATCAAGGTCGGCGTGCTGCACTCGCTGTCGGGCACGATGGCCATCTCGGAAACCGTGTTGAAAGACACGGTGCTGATGGCCATCGAAGACATCAACAAGAAGGGCGGCGTGCTGGGCAAGCAGCTCGAGCCCGTGGTGGTCGACCCGGCTTCCAACTGGCCGCTGTTCGCCGAAAAGACGAAGCAGCTGCTCGGCCAGGACAAGGTGTCGGTGATCTTCGGCTGCTGGACCTCGGTGTCGCGCAAGTCGGTGCTGCCGGTGGTCGAGGAAATGAACGGCCTCCTGTTCTACCCCGTGCAATACGAAGGCGAAGAGCTCTCCAAGAACGTGTTCTACACGGGCGCCGCGCCCAACCAGCAAGCCATTCCGGCCGTCGACTACCTGATGAGCAAGGAAGGCGGCGGCGCCAAGCGCTGGGTGCTGCTGGGCACCGACTACGTGTACCCCCGCACCACCAACAAGATCCTGCGCGCCTACCTGAAGAGCAAGGGCGTGAAGGACACCGACATCGACGAGAAGTACACCCCCTTCGGCCACAGCGACTACCAGACCATCGTCGCCGACATCAAGAAGTTCTCGGCCGGCGGCAAGACGGCCGTGGTGTCGACCATCAACGGCGACTCCAACGTGCCGTTCTACAAGGAACTCGGCAACGCAGGCCTCAAGGCCAAGGACGTGCCGGTGGTGGCCTTCTCGGTGGGTGAAGAAGAACTGCGCGGCGTGGACACCAAGCCGCTGGTCGGCCACCTGGCCGCATGGAACTACTTCATGAGCATCAAGAACCCGACCAACACGGCGTTCATCAAGCAGTGGAGCGACTACGCCAAGGCCAAGAACATCGCCGGCCACAAGGACAAGCCGCTCACCAACGACCCGATGGAAGCCACCTGGATCGGCATCCACATGTGGAAGCAGGCGGTCGAGAAGGCCAAGAGCACCGACACCGACAAGGTGATCGCGGCGATGGCCGGCCAGACCTTCACGGCGCCCTCGGGCATCGTCTCGAAGATGGACGAGAAGAATCATCACCTGCACAAGAGCGTGTTCATCGGCGAGATCAAGGCCGACGGCCAGTTCAGCGTGGTGTGGAAGACGCCGGGCCCGGTCAAGGCCAAGCCGTGGAGCCCGTACATCGAAGGCAACGACAAGAAGCCTGACCAGCCGGCCGGCAAGTCGCTGTAA
- the urtB gene encoding urea ABC transporter permease subunit UrtB, with protein sequence MLLMASAVHALTADEAKAIASGESESRISALNKAVLTADDKTAAFIQAMSEDAVKYTEDKVFVMKDDKGYDPVTGAELKVPDTAEDVVNNNLMRGALDAAQAALKLTSKDDAVRAEAAQALFKEPDESRIPMVEKALAAETNPGIKAQLQLVRAASMLTSTDKAKRLAAAKELGANSSPDTKLLLNQRLADETEADVKAAIVASIASIDGSLVWGDRINAVFSGISLGSVLLLAALGLAITYGLMGVINMAHGELMMIGAYATYVMQGIFQRYMPEAAFGWYLVAAIPVAFLSSALVGAVLERGVIRFLYGRPLETLLATWGISLMLQQLVRSLFGAQNVGVENPGWMSGGFTMLSNVTLPWNRICIIIFAVLVLLAMGWLIGRTRLGLFVRGVTQNRPIASCMGVNTARIDTYAFALGSGIAGLAGCALSQIGNVGPDLGQSYIVDSFMVVVMGGVGQLAGTVYAAMGLGILNKFIEGWAGAVLAKIAVLVFIIIFIQKRPQGIFAMKGRSAEA encoded by the coding sequence ATGCTCCTCATGGCATCGGCCGTCCACGCGCTGACCGCCGACGAAGCCAAGGCCATCGCCTCCGGCGAATCCGAATCCCGTATTTCCGCGCTCAACAAGGCCGTGCTCACGGCCGACGACAAGACCGCCGCCTTCATTCAGGCCATGTCCGAGGACGCGGTCAAGTACACCGAAGACAAGGTCTTCGTGATGAAGGACGACAAGGGCTACGACCCCGTGACCGGCGCCGAACTGAAGGTGCCCGACACGGCCGAGGATGTAGTCAACAACAACCTCATGCGCGGCGCGCTCGATGCCGCGCAGGCCGCGCTCAAGCTCACGAGCAAGGACGACGCGGTGCGCGCCGAAGCCGCGCAGGCGCTCTTCAAGGAGCCCGACGAATCGCGCATTCCGATGGTCGAGAAGGCGTTGGCCGCCGAGACCAACCCCGGCATCAAGGCGCAGCTCCAACTGGTGCGCGCCGCCAGCATGCTCACCAGCACCGACAAGGCCAAGCGCCTGGCCGCGGCCAAGGAGCTCGGCGCCAACAGCAGCCCCGACACCAAGCTGCTGCTCAACCAGCGCCTTGCCGACGAGACCGAAGCGGACGTCAAGGCCGCCATCGTCGCTTCCATTGCCAGCATCGACGGCTCGCTGGTGTGGGGCGACCGCATCAACGCGGTGTTCAGCGGCATCAGCCTGGGCTCGGTGCTGCTGCTCGCCGCGCTCGGCCTGGCCATCACCTACGGCCTGATGGGCGTCATCAACATGGCGCACGGCGAGCTGATGATGATCGGCGCCTACGCCACCTACGTGATGCAGGGCATCTTCCAGCGCTACATGCCCGAGGCGGCTTTCGGCTGGTACCTGGTGGCGGCCATTCCGGTGGCTTTCCTGAGTTCGGCGCTGGTGGGCGCGGTGCTCGAACGCGGCGTGATCCGCTTCCTGTACGGCCGCCCGCTCGAAACGCTGCTCGCCACCTGGGGCATCAGCCTGATGCTGCAGCAGCTCGTGCGCTCGCTGTTCGGCGCGCAGAACGTCGGCGTGGAAAACCCCGGCTGGATGAGCGGCGGCTTCACCATGCTGAGCAACGTCACGCTGCCGTGGAACCGCATCTGCATCATCATCTTCGCCGTGCTGGTGCTGCTTGCCATGGGCTGGCTCATCGGCCGCACGCGGCTCGGCCTCTTCGTGCGCGGCGTGACGCAGAACCGACCCATTGCCTCCTGCATGGGCGTGAACACCGCGCGCATCGACACCTACGCCTTCGCGCTCGGCTCCGGCATCGCCGGCCTCGCGGGCTGCGCCCTGAGCCAGATCGGCAACGTCGGCCCCGACCTCGGCCAGAGCTACATCGTCGACAGCTTCATGGTGGTCGTGATGGGCGGCGTGGGCCAGCTCGCCGGCACGGTGTATGCGGCCATGGGGCTGGGCATTCTCAACAAGTTCATCGAAGGTTGGGCGGGCGCGGTGCTCGCGAAGATCGCGGTGCTTGTCTTCATCATCATCTTCATTCAAAAGAGACCTCAGGGCATCTTCGCCATGAAGGGCCGGAGCGCGGAAGCATGA
- the urtC gene encoding urea ABC transporter permease subunit UrtC, whose product MSKVVLPTKGPLLSGKGWTAFFVALIVVCAVAPVLNMVVPAGSPLHMSDYAVALVGKIMCYAICALAMDLIWGYTGILSLGHGLFFALGGYMMGMYLMRQIGRDGNYKSDLPDFMVFLDWKTLPWHWTFSDSFIATLVLIVAVPGLIAFVFGFFAFRSRIKGVYFSIITQAMTFAAMLLFFRNETGFGGNNGFTDFKRILGIPIATQEMRMTLFALTGLTLLGFFLFARWLIGSKFGRVLQAIRDAETRVMFSGYNPLPYKLTIWVISAIMCGVAGALYVPQVGIINPGEMSAANSIEIAIWAAVGGRATLIGPIIGAFIVNGAKSWLTVAYPEYWLYFLGALFIAVTLFLPNGIVGLVRKWLSREKAPAAPSAGREEAQRAMAAAQGVEPEALHGPLAAEVKGARA is encoded by the coding sequence ATGAGCAAGGTCGTATTGCCAACCAAGGGGCCGCTTCTGAGCGGCAAGGGCTGGACAGCCTTCTTCGTCGCGCTGATCGTGGTCTGCGCGGTGGCGCCGGTGCTCAACATGGTGGTGCCGGCCGGCAGCCCGCTGCACATGAGCGACTACGCCGTGGCGCTGGTCGGCAAGATCATGTGCTACGCCATCTGCGCGCTGGCCATGGACCTGATCTGGGGCTACACCGGCATCCTCTCGCTGGGCCATGGTCTCTTCTTCGCGCTCGGCGGCTACATGATGGGCATGTACCTCATGCGCCAGATCGGCCGCGACGGCAACTACAAGAGCGACCTGCCGGACTTCATGGTGTTTCTCGACTGGAAGACGCTGCCCTGGCACTGGACCTTCAGCGACAGCTTCATTGCCACGCTCGTCCTCATCGTCGCGGTGCCGGGCCTCATCGCCTTCGTGTTCGGCTTCTTCGCGTTCCGCTCGCGCATCAAGGGCGTGTATTTCTCGATCATCACGCAGGCCATGACCTTCGCGGCCATGCTGCTGTTCTTCCGCAACGAAACAGGCTTCGGCGGCAACAACGGCTTCACCGATTTCAAGCGCATCCTGGGCATTCCGATCGCCACGCAGGAAATGCGCATGACGCTCTTCGCGCTCACGGGCCTCACGCTGCTGGGTTTCTTCCTCTTTGCCAGGTGGCTCATCGGCAGCAAGTTCGGCCGCGTGCTGCAGGCCATCCGCGATGCCGAAACGCGCGTGATGTTCTCGGGCTACAACCCGCTGCCCTACAAGCTCACGATCTGGGTCATCTCGGCCATCATGTGCGGCGTGGCGGGCGCGCTGTATGTGCCGCAGGTCGGCATCATCAACCCGGGCGAGATGAGCGCAGCCAACTCCATCGAGATCGCGATCTGGGCCGCGGTGGGCGGGCGCGCAACGCTCATCGGTCCGATCATCGGCGCCTTCATCGTCAACGGCGCAAAGAGCTGGCTGACGGTGGCGTACCCCGAGTATTGGCTGTACTTCCTGGGCGCCTTGTTCATTGCTGTCACGCTGTTCCTGCCGAACGGCATCGTGGGTCTGGTGCGCAAGTGGCTGTCGAGGGAGAAGGCGCCGGCCGCACCGAGCGCCGGCCGTGAAGAAGCGCAGCGCGCCATGGCGGCCGCGCAGGGCGTGGAGCCGGAGGCACTGCATGGGCCGCTGGCCGCCGAAGTGAAGGGAGCGCGCGCATGA
- the urtD gene encoding urea ABC transporter ATP-binding protein UrtD, translated as MTPDLMEAGAERAARARGIPYVSGSTESGGRSADFGRIATPGEVDVTHGRILYLEDVSVSFDGFKAINKLSLDIAPGELRCIIGPNGAGKTTMMDIITGKTRPDEGTVFFGSTIDLLRHREADIAQLGIGRKFQKPTVFEHLTVFENLELALKTDKGVRASMLFRLDSAQSDRLAEVLQTIHLADSVSRLAGNLSHGQKQWLEIGMLLMQDPKLLLLDEPVAGMTDEETARTAELFLSLKGKHSLMVVEHDMSFIRTISEIVTVLCDGSVLAQGTLDEVQADERVIEVYLGR; from the coding sequence ATGACGCCCGACCTGATGGAAGCCGGCGCCGAGCGCGCCGCCCGCGCCAGGGGCATCCCGTATGTGAGCGGCAGCACCGAGTCCGGCGGCCGTTCCGCCGACTTCGGGCGCATTGCAACGCCGGGCGAGGTCGACGTAACGCACGGCCGTATCCTCTATCTCGAAGACGTGAGCGTGAGCTTCGACGGATTCAAGGCCATCAACAAGCTGTCGCTCGACATTGCGCCGGGCGAGCTGCGCTGCATCATCGGCCCGAACGGTGCGGGCAAGACGACGATGATGGACATCATCACCGGCAAGACGCGGCCGGATGAAGGCACGGTTTTCTTCGGCAGCACCATCGACCTGCTGCGCCATCGCGAAGCCGACATTGCGCAGCTGGGCATCGGCCGCAAGTTCCAGAAGCCGACGGTGTTCGAGCACCTCACCGTGTTCGAGAACCTCGAACTCGCGCTCAAGACCGACAAGGGTGTTCGCGCGTCGATGCTGTTCAGGCTCGACTCGGCGCAGAGCGACCGGCTCGCCGAAGTGCTGCAAACCATTCACCTGGCCGACAGCGTGTCGCGCCTGGCCGGCAACCTGAGCCATGGCCAGAAGCAGTGGCTCGAAATCGGCATGCTGCTGATGCAGGACCCGAAACTGCTGCTGCTCGACGAGCCGGTGGCCGGCATGACCGACGAGGAAACCGCCCGCACGGCAGAGCTGTTCCTCTCGCTCAAGGGCAAGCATTCGCTGATGGTGGTGGAGCACGACATGAGCTTCATCCGCACCATCTCCGAGATCGTCACGGTGCTGTGCGATGGGTCTGTGCTGGCGCAAGGCACTCTGGACGAAGTGCAGGCCGACGAGCGCGTGATCGAGGTTTACCTGGGCCGCTGA
- the urtE gene encoding urea ABC transporter ATP-binding subunit UrtE, giving the protein MLTVKNIHQYYGGSHILRDVSFEATPGKVTVLLGRNGVGKTTLLKSLMGLVPIKSGSIELEGKPIHKATPYERARAGIGFVPQGREIFARLTVEENLRMGLAYKSGSTPIPSELFDLFPVLKQMINRRGGDLSGGQQQQLAIARALAPKPKLLILDEPTEGIQPSIIKDIGRVIRMLADRGDMAIVLCEQYYDFAQELADDYLVMERGEVIARGLGKDMEAQGVRQLVAI; this is encoded by the coding sequence ATGCTGACAGTCAAGAACATCCACCAGTACTACGGCGGCTCCCACATCCTCCGCGACGTGAGTTTCGAGGCCACGCCCGGCAAGGTCACCGTGCTGCTGGGCCGCAACGGCGTTGGCAAGACCACGCTGCTCAAGTCGCTCATGGGCCTCGTTCCCATCAAGAGCGGCAGCATCGAGCTCGAAGGCAAGCCGATTCACAAGGCCACGCCTTATGAAAGAGCAAGAGCCGGCATCGGCTTTGTCCCCCAAGGCCGAGAGATCTTTGCCAGGCTCACGGTCGAAGAAAACCTGCGCATGGGCCTGGCCTACAAGAGCGGCAGCACGCCCATTCCGTCGGAACTGTTCGACCTGTTCCCGGTGCTCAAGCAGATGATCAACCGCCGCGGCGGCGACCTTTCGGGCGGGCAGCAGCAGCAGTTGGCCATCGCACGCGCGCTGGCTCCCAAGCCCAAGCTGCTGATCCTCGACGAGCCGACCGAAGGCATCCAGCCCAGCATCATCAAGGACATCGGCCGCGTCATCCGCATGCTGGCCGACCGGGGCGACATGGCCATCGTGCTCTGCGAGCAGTACTACGACTTTGCCCAGGAGCTGGCCGACGACTACCTCGTGATGGAACGCGGCGAAGTGATCGCGCGCGGCCTCGGCAAGGACATGGAAGCGCAGGGCGTGCGCCAGCTCGTGGCGATTTAG
- a CDS encoding MFS transporter codes for MNASPPALDSADTDISSSVSRVNFLRAVLALGVGGFAIGTGEFVIMGLLPEVARDIAVTIPQAGHVISAYALGVVIGAPVLAVLAAGWRRRALLIALMAVFAAGNFASAMAPGYMSLNLLRFATGLPHGTYFGVAALVAATLAPPGRRARAVGLVMLGLTGATLVGVPIAAWLGQLFGWRAAFVFVGVIALIAMALLRRDIPDLAAPAGASPWRELGALKRKQVWFTLGIGAIGFGGMFSVFSYIKPTLIEVAGLPLGGVPFVLALFGLGMVAGNLVGSRLADKSLMRTIGGLLVYAALVLAVFTFAAHNVFTAAFNVFLIGTTVAIGPALQIRLMDVAGDAQTLAAALNHSAFNMANALGAWLGGVAIAAGLGWTSTGWVGALLALAGMGVFWWAVMSARASTRPGAAQRAPNAS; via the coding sequence TTGAACGCCTCCCCGCCCGCGCTGGACAGCGCGGATACCGACATTTCCTCTTCCGTCTCGCGCGTCAATTTCCTGCGAGCCGTGCTGGCCCTCGGCGTGGGCGGCTTTGCCATCGGCACGGGTGAATTCGTGATCATGGGGCTGCTGCCCGAGGTGGCGCGCGACATCGCCGTCACCATTCCGCAGGCCGGCCACGTCATCAGCGCCTACGCGCTCGGCGTGGTGATCGGCGCGCCCGTGCTTGCGGTGCTTGCCGCGGGCTGGCGCCGCCGCGCGCTGCTGATTGCGCTCATGGCCGTGTTTGCCGCTGGCAACTTCGCCAGCGCCATGGCGCCGGGCTACATGTCTCTCAACCTGCTGCGCTTTGCAACCGGGCTGCCGCACGGCACCTACTTCGGCGTCGCCGCGCTCGTGGCGGCCACGCTCGCGCCACCCGGTCGCCGCGCGCGGGCCGTGGGCCTCGTGATGCTGGGGCTCACCGGCGCCACGCTGGTCGGCGTGCCCATCGCTGCCTGGCTCGGCCAATTGTTCGGTTGGCGCGCGGCCTTCGTGTTCGTGGGCGTCATCGCGCTGATCGCCATGGCACTGCTGCGCCGCGACATCCCCGACCTTGCGGCGCCCGCAGGTGCGAGCCCCTGGCGTGAACTGGGCGCGCTCAAGCGCAAGCAGGTGTGGTTCACGCTCGGCATCGGCGCCATCGGCTTCGGCGGCATGTTCTCGGTATTCAGCTACATCAAGCCCACGCTGATCGAGGTGGCAGGCCTGCCGCTGGGCGGTGTGCCCTTCGTGCTCGCGCTGTTCGGCCTGGGCATGGTCGCCGGCAACCTCGTCGGTTCGCGCCTGGCCGACAAGTCGCTCATGCGCACGATCGGCGGCCTGCTCGTCTATGCGGCGCTGGTGCTCGCGGTGTTCACTTTCGCGGCGCACAACGTCTTCACCGCGGCGTTCAACGTGTTCCTCATCGGCACCACCGTGGCCATCGGCCCGGCCCTGCAGATCCGCCTGATGGACGTGGCCGGCGACGCGCAGACGCTCGCCGCCGCGCTCAACCACTCGGCCTTCAACATGGCCAATGCGCTCGGCGCGTGGCTCGGCGGCGTGGCCATTGCCGCGGGCCTGGGCTGGACCTCGACCGGCTGGGTCGGCGCCTTGCTGGCACTGGCCGGCATGGGCGTGTTCTGGTGGGCGGTGATGAGCGCACGCGCCAGTACCCGGCCTGGCGCCGCTCAGCGCGCGCCGAACGCCTCGTAG
- a CDS encoding alkaline phosphatase, giving the protein MSADRPVSHGRRLLLGGMAAASLGHPFLRLNAQQASRELFTLGVASGSPRPDGMVLWTRLAPDPLQGGGMGEAPVEVRWEVAHDEGFARIAAEGRAMAVAALAHSVHAEVRGLAPGRPYWYRFTAEGVRSPVGRTRTAPAEADAALQPLRFAFASCQQYEQGYYAAYRDMAAQPFDFVVHLGDYIYESSWGSRHVRHHQGGIPMQLGEFRDRYALYKTDPHLQAAHAACPWLVTWDDHEVANDYTDDVSPRTIDPAQFLAIRAAAYQAWYEHMPVPASMRPTGAAATIYGRHRFGRMLDVFLLDGRQYRSHHACLAGRSASPLADCADRLAPERSFLGKKQEAWLANELAAPPARWTVIAQPTLLAEADRKRGPEHGYWMDGWDGYAASRARLLDSLAANKARGGDALVISGDVHAFWAADLRREPQGPAVATEFVGGAITSEGPSAANVANLLAKNEHLRYGRGGKRGYAHMALDARGCTVEFRAVEDEKSADSAVAPMARFAVERGAPGVHLEAT; this is encoded by the coding sequence ATGAGCGCGGACCGGCCTGTCTCGCACGGCCGCCGCCTGCTGCTCGGCGGGATGGCTGCCGCATCGCTGGGCCACCCCTTCCTGCGGCTGAACGCGCAGCAGGCCTCGCGCGAACTCTTCACCCTGGGCGTGGCATCCGGCAGCCCGAGGCCCGACGGCATGGTGCTGTGGACCCGGCTGGCGCCCGATCCGCTGCAGGGCGGCGGCATGGGCGAGGCACCGGTCGAGGTGCGCTGGGAAGTGGCGCACGACGAAGGCTTTGCGCGCATTGCCGCGGAGGGCAGGGCCATGGCCGTGGCGGCGCTCGCGCACTCGGTGCACGCCGAAGTGCGCGGCCTCGCGCCCGGCCGGCCGTATTGGTACCGCTTCACGGCCGAAGGCGTGCGAAGCCCCGTCGGCCGCACCCGCACCGCGCCGGCCGAAGCGGATGCCGCGCTGCAGCCGCTGCGCTTTGCCTTCGCGTCGTGCCAGCAATACGAGCAGGGCTACTACGCGGCCTACCGTGACATGGCCGCGCAGCCTTTCGACTTTGTCGTGCACCTGGGCGACTACATCTACGAAAGCTCATGGGGTTCGCGCCATGTGCGCCACCACCAGGGCGGCATTCCCATGCAACTGGGCGAGTTTCGCGACCGCTATGCGCTCTACAAGACCGACCCGCACCTGCAGGCCGCGCATGCTGCATGCCCCTGGCTCGTGACCTGGGACGACCACGAGGTGGCCAACGACTACACCGACGACGTGTCGCCGCGCACCATCGATCCCGCGCAGTTTCTTGCCATCCGCGCCGCGGCCTACCAGGCGTGGTACGAGCACATGCCCGTGCCCGCCAGCATGCGCCCGACCGGGGCCGCGGCCACCATTTACGGCCGCCACCGCTTCGGCCGCATGCTCGACGTGTTTCTGCTCGATGGGCGCCAGTACCGCTCGCACCACGCCTGCCTTGCGGGCCGCAGTGCATCGCCATTGGCCGATTGCGCCGACCGGCTCGCTCCGGAGCGCAGCTTCCTGGGCAAGAAGCAGGAAGCCTGGCTCGCGAACGAGCTGGCCGCGCCGCCCGCGCGCTGGACGGTCATTGCGCAGCCCACCTTGCTCGCCGAGGCTGACCGCAAGCGCGGCCCCGAGCACGGCTACTGGATGGACGGCTGGGACGGCTACGCCGCGTCCCGCGCGCGCCTGCTCGACAGCCTGGCCGCCAACAAGGCGCGCGGCGGCGATGCGTTGGTCATCAGCGGCGACGTGCACGCCTTCTGGGCCGCCGACCTGCGCCGCGAGCCGCAGGGCCCGGCGGTGGCGACCGAATTCGTGGGCGGCGCCATCACCTCCGAAGGGCCCAGCGCCGCCAACGTTGCCAACCTGCTCGCGAAGAATGAGCACCTGCGCTACGGCCGGGGCGGCAAGCGCGGCTATGCGCACATGGCGCTCGATGCGCGCGGCTGCACGGTCGAGTTCCGTGCCGTGGAAGACGAGAAATCCGCAGACAGCGCCGTCGCGCCGATGGCCCGCTTTGCGGTGGAGCGCGGCGCGCCCGGCGTGCATCTCGAAGCCACCTGA
- a CDS encoding aldo/keto reductase — protein MSIPTTRLGRTGLTVSRLALGTMTFGLQTDEAVSHRILDKAAEGGINFLDTADVYPLGGTVETTGRTEEIIGRWLQKQGATGRRRFVVATKAVGKVGPNSWDQGASRKHLLDAIDASLKRLQTDHVDLYQLHSDDRETPLEESLEALDVIVRSGRARYIGVSNFLAYRLARALGKAELHKLTRYVSVQPRYSLLFREIERELLPLAGEEGLGVIPYNPLAGGLLTGKYKPGATPEENTRFTLGTAGGMYQDRYWNERSFNTVTQLHKLADEAGVPLATLAVAWVMANPLITAPLLGASRPEQLDATLAAAAYKLDPALKQRLDELTAEYRKGDAPR, from the coding sequence ATGAGCATTCCCACCACCCGTCTCGGCCGCACGGGCCTTACCGTGTCGCGGCTAGCGCTCGGCACCATGACCTTCGGCCTGCAGACCGACGAGGCGGTGTCGCACCGCATTCTGGACAAGGCTGCCGAGGGCGGCATCAACTTTCTCGATACCGCCGACGTGTACCCGCTTGGCGGCACCGTCGAAACCACCGGCCGCACCGAGGAAATCATCGGCCGCTGGCTGCAGAAGCAGGGCGCCACGGGTCGCCGCCGCTTCGTGGTGGCCACCAAGGCGGTCGGCAAGGTCGGGCCCAACAGCTGGGACCAGGGCGCCTCGCGCAAGCACCTGCTCGATGCCATCGATGCCTCGCTCAAGCGGCTGCAGACCGACCACGTCGACCTGTACCAGCTGCACAGCGACGACCGCGAGACGCCGCTCGAAGAGAGCCTGGAGGCGCTCGACGTCATCGTCAGGTCGGGCCGCGCGCGCTACATCGGCGTGTCCAACTTCCTGGCCTATCGGCTGGCCCGCGCGCTCGGCAAGGCCGAGCTGCACAAGCTCACGCGCTACGTGTCGGTGCAGCCGCGCTACAGCCTGCTGTTCCGCGAGATCGAGCGCGAGCTGCTGCCGCTGGCGGGCGAAGAGGGCCTGGGCGTGATTCCCTACAACCCGCTGGCCGGCGGCCTGCTCACCGGCAAGTACAAGCCGGGCGCCACGCCCGAAGAGAACACCCGCTTCACGCTCGGCACGGCCGGCGGCATGTACCAGGACCGCTACTGGAACGAGCGCAGCTTCAACACCGTGACGCAGCTGCACAAGCTGGCCGACGAAGCCGGCGTGCCGCTCGCCACGCTGGCGGTGGCATGGGTCATGGCCAACCCGCTCATCACCGCGCCGCTGCTCGGCGCCAGCCGCCCCGAGCAGCTCGACGCCACGCTGGCCGCGGCCGCATACAAGCTGGACCCCGCGCTGAAGCAGAGGCTCGACGAGCTCACGGCCGAATACCGCAAGGGCGACGCGCCCCGCTAG
- a CDS encoding VTT domain-containing protein, translating into MAQLMSLLVQNAIAIVFAASFAARLGLPVPAAAVLVVSGALLAAGNVSVAGVVLAAVLANLLGDGAWFYAGRRFGYRFMRLLCRISLSPDSCVRRGESLIGRWGGLSLVAAKFVPGVSVVAPPMAGALGMPVWRFIVFDIGAALVWTGLFLGLGWVFRDQIQEVLAMLAQAGGIATVALVVVLAVTLAVRYWRRRAFMRLTGMPRITVDELHELLASEAPPLVIDVRGEAGVQVDPRRIPGALPYTLKALQQRHPELPHIDGRDVIVYCNCPNEVTAALAARVLLARGARRALPLTGGLDAWVASGRPTSLH; encoded by the coding sequence ATGGCACAGCTGATGTCGCTGCTGGTGCAGAACGCGATCGCGATCGTCTTCGCGGCGAGCTTTGCCGCCCGCCTCGGATTGCCGGTGCCCGCGGCCGCCGTGCTGGTGGTGTCGGGCGCACTGCTGGCAGCCGGCAACGTCTCGGTGGCGGGCGTGGTGCTGGCCGCGGTGCTGGCCAACCTGCTGGGCGACGGCGCGTGGTTCTATGCCGGGCGCCGCTTCGGCTACCGCTTCATGCGCCTTCTGTGCCGCATCTCGCTGTCGCCCGATTCATGCGTGCGGCGCGGCGAATCGCTCATCGGCCGCTGGGGCGGGCTCTCGCTGGTGGCGGCCAAGTTCGTGCCGGGCGTGTCGGTCGTCGCGCCGCCGATGGCCGGCGCGCTGGGCATGCCGGTGTGGCGCTTCATCGTCTTCGACATTGGCGCCGCGCTGGTCTGGACCGGCCTTTTTCTCGGGCTCGGCTGGGTCTTTCGCGACCAGATCCAGGAGGTGCTGGCCATGCTGGCCCAGGCCGGCGGCATTGCCACTGTGGCGCTGGTGGTGGTACTGGCCGTGACGCTGGCGGTGCGCTACTGGCGCCGCCGCGCGTTCATGCGGCTCACCGGCATGCCGCGCATCACCGTGGACGAACTGCATGAACTGCTGGCCAGCGAAGCACCGCCGCTGGTGATCGACGTGCGCGGCGAGGCGGGCGTGCAGGTCGACCCGCGCCGCATTCCCGGTGCACTGCCGTACACGCTCAAGGCGCTGCAGCAGCGGCACCCCGAACTGCCGCACATCGACGGGCGCGACGTGATCGTTTACTGCAACTGCCCCAACGAGGTGACCGCGGCCCTGGCCGCGCGCGTGCTGCTGGCCCGCGGTGCGCGGCGGGCCCTGCCGCTGACCGGCGGACTCGACGCCTGGGTGGCTTCGGGGCGCCCCACGAGCCTGCACTGA